A genome region from Manduca sexta isolate Smith_Timp_Sample1 unplaced genomic scaffold, JHU_Msex_v1.0 HiC_scaffold_60, whole genome shotgun sequence includes the following:
- the LOC119193500 gene encoding tubulin beta chain-like produces MDAVRSGAYGQLFRPDNFVFGQSGAGNNWAKGHYTEGAELVDAVLDVVRKECENCDCLQGFQLTHSLGGGTGSGMGTLLISKIREEYPDRIMNTYSVVPSPKVSDTVVEPYNAVLSIHQLVENTDETYCIDNEALYDICYRTLKVPNPTYGDLNHLVSLTMSGVTTCLRFPGQLNADLRKLAVNMVPFPRLHFFMPGFAPLTSRGSQQYRALTVPELTQQMFDAKNMMAACDPRHGRYLTVAAIFRGRMSMKEVDEQMLSIQNKNSSFFVEWIPNNVKTAVCDIPPKGLKMSSTFIGNTTAIQELFKRISEQFSAMFRRKAFLHWYTGEGMDEMEFNEAESNVNDLVSEYQQYQEATAEDDTEFDQEDMEELAQDEHHD; encoded by the coding sequence ATGGACGCCGTGCGCTCCGGCGCCTACGGGCAGCTCTTCCGTCCGGACAACTTCGTCTTCGGCCAGTCCGGCGCCGGCAACAACTGGGCTAAGGGACACTACACGGAGGGCGCCGAGCTCGTCGACGCAGTCCTCGATGTAGTGCGCAAGGAGTGCGAGAACTGCGACTGCCTCCAGGGCTTCCAGCTCACACACTCGCTCGGCGGCGGCACCGGCTCCGGAATGGGCACCCTCCTTATCTCCAAAATCAGGGAAGAATACCCCGACAGAATCATGAACACATACTCAGTCGTCCCCTCGCCCAAAGTATCAGACACCGTCGTCGAGCCCTACAATGCCGTCCTCTCCATTCATCAGCTAGTCGAAAACACAGATGAGACGTACTGCATAGACAACGAGGCCCTCTACGACATTTGCTACAGAACCCTCAAAGTTCCTAACCCAACATACGGCGATCTGAACCATCTCGTCTCGCTCACCATGTCTGGCGTGACCACCTGCCTCAGGTTCCCCGGTCAGCTGAATGCGGATCTCCGCAAGCTGGCGGTGAACATGGTGCCCTTCCCGCGTCTGCACTTCTTCATGCCGGGCTTCGCCCCGCTCACGTCGCGCGGCAGCCAGCAGTACCGTGCCCTCACCGTGCCCGAACTCACTCAGCAGATGTTCGACGCTAAGAACATGATGGCGGCGTGCGACCCGCGTCACGGCCGCTACCTCACCGTCGCCGCCATCTTCCGCGGTCGCATGTCCATGAAGGAGGTCGACGAGCAGATGCTCTCTATTCAAAATAAGAACAGCAGTTTCTTCGTCGAATGGATTCCTAACAACGTGAAGACTGCCGTGTGCGACATCCCGCCCAAGGGTTTGAAGATGTCTTCTACCTTTATCGGCAACACGACCGCCATCCAGGAGCTGTTCAAGAGAATATCGGAGCAGTTCTCTGCTATGTTCAGGCGTAAAGCTTTCTTGCATTGGTACACGGGTGAGGGTATGGACGAGATGGAGTTCAACGAGGCGGAGAGCAACGTCAACGACTTGGTGTCTGAGTACCAGCAGTACCAGGAGGCCACCGCCGAAGACGACACGGAGTTTGACCAGGAAGACATGGAGGAGCTCGCGCAGGACGAGCACCACGATTAG